AAAAAGACAACTTTCAACGTAAACGGTTTTTGCCTTAAGCCTCGGAGAGTCACAACCTTTGTAGAAACTATCCCCCAAACGTCAGGCGCATCAGTAAATACAGGATTGAGGGACACGCAAGGCAGCCGAGACCGGTGTAGAAGGTGGCGGTGAGGGCTCCGTAAGGAACCAATTTGGGGTCGGTGGCGGCCAGCCCTGCCGTTACGCCGCTGGTGGTGCCCATGAGCCCACCGTAAATAAGAGCAGTGTGAGGGTTGTTAAGGCCGATGTATTTGGCGACAAAGGGCGTACCGATAGTGACGACGATGGCTTTGACCACTCCCGCTGCAATGCTCAGGGCTATGACGTCGGAGGAAGCTCCAATGGCGGCGCCCGTGACGGGCCCTACAATGTACGTACAGGCTCCCGCACCGATAGCCGTCAGGCTGACGGCGTCGCGGTAGCCCCAAAGCAATGCTACGGCTACGCCGCCCAAAAAGGAGAGCACAATGCCCAGAAAGAGCGATAACGCCCCCACCCAGCCCGTGCGTCTCAGCACCAAAAAACTCGCGCCCATGGCGGTGGAAACAATGGCAAAATCGCGAAACATGGCACCACCCATCGTGCCGAACCCTGAAAATATCTTAACATCCGCAATGCCTTTTTCGCCCCCCGAATACACACCGCCGAAGTAGGCAATGACCAATCCGGCGAGGATGGCGATGGCCGAGGCGGGGATCTTACGGCGGGTGAGTTTGTCGGAGATAATGCCCGATAGATAAATGATCACACCTACGGCCAAAAAGGCAAAGACCAGCCCGTTTTTTTGGAGGAATTTGGAGATGATTTCCATGATTAATCGGGCTTATTATTGTTTGAAAGTTTGGCCAAAAGAGGAATGGCAAGCAGGCAGATTACGAAGGGAACAATGCCCGCTAAAATGGCAATGAAACCGCTTGAAACGGCCACTTTTACGTTTTGAATGGCCGACATCGCCACGATGATCGGGATGTATAGCTGATTCCAGAACAGAATGCCGTTTTCAGTGGGTTTGTCAAAGTGCCCTTTTTTATGAAGCCAATCGCTCAGGAAAATCAATAGCAGCATGGCAAAACCTACGCCGCCGACATTGGCGTCGACGCCGATCCATTTGCCCAAAAATTCACCGGTGAGTTGGCCGATGATGTAGCAGAAAGCCAAGAGTGCTACGCCGTAAATGATCATTGCGTTTAGGTTAGAGGTTTAGAAGAACGTCGCCGACGTTGGAAAGTCAAAACAGTTTTTTGATATCGTTTTTGGTGACTTTGCCCATGGCGTTGCGGGGGAGTTCGTCGACAAGTTTGTAGTGGCGCGGTACTTTGTAGGCGGGCATACGCTCGCGGAGCCATTGATTGAGCACCTTGAGGTCGATTTCGGGATCATTGACCATCAATGCCGCCACGACCAATTCCCCCCATTCTTCGTTGGGAATACCCACCACGCTGCAATCGCTCACGGCGGGATGCGTGCGCAGTACTTCTTCGATTTCCAGCGCCGAAATCTTATACCCGCCCGATTTGATGATGTCGATGGAATCGCGCCCCAGGATGCGGTAGTAGCCTTTTTCGACCACGGCCACGTCGCCCGTTTTGAACCAACCATCCTCTGTGAAGGTCTTTTGGGTGGCTTCGGGGCGCTGCCAGTATTCCAAAAATACGTTTTTACCTTTTACCTGAATCTCGCCGGGCTGCTCTGCTTTCACGACTTGGTTTTGGTCATCAACCAATCGGACCCGAACGCCCGGTAAGGGCTTGCCGATGTAGCCCGCTTTGCGTTCGCCGTGGTACGGATTGCTGATGCCCATGCCGATCTCGGTCATGCCGTAGCGCTC
Above is a window of Runella slithyformis DSM 19594 DNA encoding:
- the madM gene encoding malonate transporter subunit MadM, yielding MEIISKFLQKNGLVFAFLAVGVIIYLSGIISDKLTRRKIPASAIAILAGLVIAYFGGVYSGGEKGIADVKIFSGFGTMGGAMFRDFAIVSTAMGASFLVLRRTGWVGALSLFLGIVLSFLGGVAVALLWGYRDAVSLTAIGAGACTYIVGPVTGAAIGASSDVIALSIAAGVVKAIVVTIGTPFVAKYIGLNNPHTALIYGGLMGTTSGVTAGLAATDPKLVPYGALTATFYTGLGCLACPSILYLLMRLTFGG
- the madL gene encoding malonate transporter subunit MadL codes for the protein MIIYGVALLAFCYIIGQLTGEFLGKWIGVDANVGGVGFAMLLLIFLSDWLHKKGHFDKPTENGILFWNQLYIPIIVAMSAIQNVKVAVSSGFIAILAGIVPFVICLLAIPLLAKLSNNNKPD